GACCTGCTCGCCGAGCGGCAGCTGCAGCTCGTGGAGATAGAGAAGGCGCTCGGGCAGACGGGCGGCCAGCTCGAGCAGCGCATCGCGGAGCGTGACGAGGTCAGCGAGCAGCTCGCGGCCAAGCGCCGCGAGCGTGAACAGCTCATAGCGCGCATCGCCGACCTGGAGGCCGAGCGTACCGCCACCGAGGCGCAGGTCGCCGCGCTCGACGAGCGCCTGGCCGCCATGGCCGAGCGCATCCAGGACCTGCTGCTGAGCCACTACAAGCAGAAGGGGCGCGACCTCACCTCGAGCCTCGCGACCAGCAAGACCTTCCACGAGTTGCGGGTGCGCAACCACTACCTCGGCCTCCTCGCGGAGCAGGACGCCGACGTGGTCAACGAGCTCGACGCCGTCCTCGAGGAGCGGAGGGCCGCCAAGGCGCAGCTCGACGCGCAGCTCCTGGAGTTGCAGGCGGCCGAGGCGGACCTGGCGCGCGCCGAGACGGACCTGGCCGCCGCGCGCCAACGGCTCGACGAGGTGCTCGCGGAGCTGAACGCCACGCGCGCCGGCCAGCTCATCCAGCAGCAGAACCTCCTGGAGGAGCAGACGCGGCTCGAGGGCAACCTCGGCGACGTCAACCGGCAGCTCGAGCAGGAGATCGCGCGCCTCAGGGCCGAGGAGGCGGCGGCCAGGGAGGCTGCGGCGCAGTACGCGCAGGACCGCGAGAAGCAGCTGGAGTTACAGCGCCAGGCGGACGCGGCGCGCAGTCGGGCCGACGCGCTCACCGCCCCGCTGGCGCCGCTCACGACGGGCTTCACGCGCCCGTTCGACGGCGCCACGCTCATCAGCCGCTTCGGCGAGGGGAACAACTCGTACCTGGGCATCCAGGCCCCCGCCAACAACTCGGCCGTGCGCGCCGTGCAGGCGGGCCGCGTGTCCGCCGTAACCTACCTCGGCGCGAACTTCGGCTACATGGTGGCCGTGCAGCACTCCGGCGGCCTGACGAGCGTCTACGTGAACCTCCGCCAGCCCCTCGTCGACCTGGGCGACGGCGTCCAGCAGGGCACCGTGCTCGGCTACCTCGGCGGCGGCACCCTCACGCCCCCGGACGTCCTGCAGTTCTACGCTCAACGTGCCACCGGGTCGAACAGTCCGTTCATCGATCCGGCGCCGCTCCTGGGTTGGTGAGCAGGTGGCGGTGCGCGGGCGCGGCAGGGGGAGCTAGCACGTGATCTGCTCGGCCTGCGGCACGGCCAACCCCACCGGCATGCGCTACTGCGGCATGTGCGGCGTGCCGCTCGACCGCCAGGCCGGCGCGGCGCGCGAGCGGCGACGGGTGACCATGCTCTTCGTCGACCTCTCCGGCTTCAGCGGCCTGACGCGCGACCTCGACCCGGAGGACCTGCGGGACCTGGCCGACGAGGTCCTCACAGTCGTGACCGGGGTCGTGGAGACGTACGACGGCTACGTCGACGCCCTCAAGGGCGACGGTCTGCTCGCCCTCTTCGGGGCGCCGCACTCCCACCCTGACGATGCGTTGCGCGCGGTGCTGGCGGGGGCCGCCAGCCTGCGGGCCATCGAGGACATCGGGAAGAGCAGGGGGCTCCCCCTCAAGGGGCGCGCTGGTGTCAACACGGGGATAGTCATCGCCGGAGCCGTCGGCTCTGGCAGGGTGCGCTCCTACACGGTGATGGGCAGCGCGGTGAACCTCGCCGCCCGGCTGGAGGAGGCCGCGGCGCCGGGCGACGTGTGGGTAGGCCCGGAGACGCACCAGGCGACGCGCCACCGGATCCACTACCAGCCGACCGGGCCCATCAGCCTGCACGGCTTCCCGGACATCACCTCGGGGCATCGGCTCGTGATGCCGAAGCAGCAGCAGACCGACCCGTACGCCCACGTCCCGTTCATAGGCCGCGCGAACGAGCTGGAGCTCCTCAGGTCCGCTTACGACGAGGCCGTCGCGAACGAGACCGCGCGCGAGGCGTGGCTGGTCGGCGAGGCCGGCCGCGGGAAGACGCGGCTCGTGCGCGAGTTCGTCAAGCGGCTCGGGGGGCGCCCCCTGGTCTTATGGCTCGAACAGCCGGTGACGGAGGAGGCTGCGTTCGCCGGCCTCGGCCGCCAACTCTTCGCACTGCACTTGGCCGAGGATCCCCGCTCAGCCGCGCCGCGCGTGCAGCGCCTGCTCCACGGGCTCCTGCCCGGCGAACCGCGCTGGCACCAGCTCATCCTCGAGAGCCTCGACCTCGCTCAGCGCTCGACCTGGACGCGCATCGAGCGACGCAGCATCGACAGGACCAACCTGGCGTGGCGCGACCTGCTCGTCGCCCTGACGCGCAGGGGGCCAGGAACCGAGCACGGGCAGGTACGGCCGCTCGTGCTGATCGTCGAGAACGAGCCGAACGACCCGGCATCGCGCGAGTTCGTCGCCCTCGTCGCCGCGGCCGAGGCGCCCATGCTCGTGCTGCGCACCTCGCGGCGCCACGCCGTCGACCACGCCAAGGTCATCCACCTTCCGGCGCTCACCCCGGAGGAGAGCCTGAGGCTCCTCGGCGAGGTGGCCGGCCCGGCGCTACGCGTGGCCGCCGCGGGGCTGGTCGAGCAGGTCGGCGGGGTCCCGGCGTTCGTGCTAGAGCTTGGCAGGGCACTATCCGTGGCCTCGCTCGACTCGTTCCCCGGCTCGCTGGCCTCGCTCCTGCAAGCGCGCATCGACCTGATCGACGCCCCCTACCGTCGGCTGCTCGCTCACGCCGCGCTCGCCGGCGAGGTCGTGTGGGAGGGCCTGCTGCGCGAGCTGGCCGGCCCGGCCGTCTCCGGCGACGTCGAGGTGCTGCTGCGCGAGAAGATGCTCGTCGCCCAGACGGGCTCGTCCATCCCGGACGAGCTCGAGTACCGCTTCCAGAGCGAGTTCCTGCGTAACGGTCTTCTGCGCATGATCCCGTTCTCGGAGCGGCCGGTGCTCCACTTGCGGATCGCGACCTGGCTCGAGCGCCACGCGCCCTTGAGCTTCTCCGCCATGACCGCCGAGCACTTCTCCTTGGGCGGGGCACCCGACGCCGCCTACGCCCACTACCTCACCGCCGCCGA
This is a stretch of genomic DNA from Trueperaceae bacterium. It encodes these proteins:
- a CDS encoding peptidoglycan DD-metalloendopeptidase family protein produces the protein MPRVRLLRAVILAVALAAAAPALNGATAQVNLTSPERQALEQDLARYQDLLAERQLQLVEIEKALGQTGGQLEQRIAERDEVSEQLAAKRREREQLIARIADLEAERTATEAQVAALDERLAAMAERIQDLLLSHYKQKGRDLTSSLATSKTFHELRVRNHYLGLLAEQDADVVNELDAVLEERRAAKAQLDAQLLELQAAEADLARAETDLAAARQRLDEVLAELNATRAGQLIQQQNLLEEQTRLEGNLGDVNRQLEQEIARLRAEEAAAREAAAQYAQDREKQLELQRQADAARSRADALTAPLAPLTTGFTRPFDGATLISRFGEGNNSYLGIQAPANNSAVRAVQAGRVSAVTYLGANFGYMVAVQHSGGLTSVYVNLRQPLVDLGDGVQQGTVLGYLGGGTLTPPDVLQFYAQRATGSNSPFIDPAPLLGW
- a CDS encoding AAA family ATPase, with the translated sequence MICSACGTANPTGMRYCGMCGVPLDRQAGAARERRRVTMLFVDLSGFSGLTRDLDPEDLRDLADEVLTVVTGVVETYDGYVDALKGDGLLALFGAPHSHPDDALRAVLAGAASLRAIEDIGKSRGLPLKGRAGVNTGIVIAGAVGSGRVRSYTVMGSAVNLAARLEEAAAPGDVWVGPETHQATRHRIHYQPTGPISLHGFPDITSGHRLVMPKQQQTDPYAHVPFIGRANELELLRSAYDEAVANETAREAWLVGEAGRGKTRLVREFVKRLGGRPLVLWLEQPVTEEAAFAGLGRQLFALHLAEDPRSAAPRVQRLLHGLLPGEPRWHQLILESLDLAQRSTWTRIERRSIDRTNLAWRDLLVALTRRGPGTEHGQVRPLVLIVENEPNDPASREFVALVAAAEAPMLVLRTSRRHAVDHAKVIHLPALTPEESLRLLGEVAGPALRVAAAGLVEQVGGVPAFVLELGRALSVASLDSFPGSLASLLQARIDLIDAPYRRLLAHAALAGEVVWEGLLRELAGPAVSGDVEVLLREKMLVAQTGSSIPDELEYRFQSEFLRNGLLRMIPFSERPVLHLRIATWLERHAPLSFSAMTAEHFSLGGAPDAAYAHYLTAADLATAQDDSARAFELFERLLGLPIPPELRTEGALALTQAALSLGAGERARSAFERAESLLDGCAPEARRELGRVLEQLGHDLALLT